From a region of the Alnus glutinosa chromosome 1, dhAlnGlut1.1, whole genome shotgun sequence genome:
- the LOC133880314 gene encoding uncharacterized protein LOC133880314, producing the protein MDPVQVVDRGDCVLDTFDEQSLSPESSDAYDVFGEPQVFPRVGDEFQVEIPPQITGSDYLWLTKNPADAEKTAGDPHDFLVGLALTIMWINDEVESIKHEPREAVGDSTEVSDKGESLRSECFRETHNFSEGDSLEAKAEPTNSTLENAMDLGESANVAMQKEMKIEMQDMDKGKGYCLVPGSLGDSWSDIEEASFMLGLYIFGKNLVLVKKFIGSKMMGDILSFYYGKFYRSDRYNRWSECRKLRSRRCIYGQRIFTGLRQQELFSRLLPHVSQECQHTLMEVTKAFGEGKILLEEYVFTLKASVGLNALVEAVGIGKGKQDLTGLMEPLKPAQAVPVRPEIPTGKACSTLTPLEIVNFLTGDFRLSKARSNDLFWEAVWPRLLARGWHSEQPNSNGFAAGSRHSLVFIIPGIKKFSRRKLVKGNHYFDSVRDVLHKVASDPGLLELEIGVDDDYRSKEENGWTDETKLDHEDFPDQQRYCYLKPRTPNRNTDILKFTVVDTSLADGKTTKVRELRSFPSGVMNTFTAGSDSEEDDDDNSEESVDRSDSANTLCFDRDEPKATNNNFDGGITFNLTGLENNASNKGFPVNGLDDANSPLNIPDYRKTSISSDTQQRKATKSQLRRKIRPDNKNHLPPLTKRRRKLSACGRTETNRSKLNILGDPALRQVKASGSAQNSDFSENILSQMDTSQEKKSSTCLTKDSPIINGEGILGGTCFAAEHPPEEPQPRTLIDLNLPIPPDAEADEPFMTESKEREDKTSKEPDDPNVAKPSTCVANSEQQSNVNYRRHSSRSRPPTTKALEALAFGYLDPKQKRKSRDASPRETSMLKPSRRARGQVRATEDFGTSMVDFKAEERANGVCHNNGDMLTKLQV; encoded by the exons atGGATCCAGTTCAAGTTGTTGACCGTGGGGATTGTGTattggatacatttgatgagcAATCATTATCTCCAGAAAGTTCTGATGCATATGATGTCTTTGGAGAACCGCAGGTATTTCCTCGCGTGGGCGATGAGTTCCAGGTTGAAATTCCACCACAGATTACAGGATCTGACTATCTATGGCTTACAAAGAATCCAGCTGATGCAGAAAAGACAGCTGGTGATCCTCATGATTTTCTAGTGGGATTGGCTTTGACAATAATGTGGATCAATGATGAAGTTGAGAGTATTAAACATGAACCACGGGAAGCTGTTGGTGATTCAACTGAAGTATCCGACAAAGGTGAGTCCCTAAGATCTGAATGCTTCAGGGAGACCCACAATTTTTCCGAAGGTGACAGCTTAGAAGCTAAAGCTGAGCCTACAAATAGTACATTGGAAAATGCGATGGACTTGGGAGAATCAGCAAATGTGGCTAtgcaaaaagaaatgaagattgaaatgCAGGATATGGATAAAGGCAAAGGCTACTGTCTAGTTCCTGGTTCCTTGGGTGACTCATGGAGTGATATAGAAGAGGCCAGTTTTATGCTTggtttatatatttttgggaAGAACCTTGTTCTGGTGAAGAAATTTATTGGGAGTAAAATGATGGGGGATATACTGTCCTTCTATTATGGAAAATTTTATAGGTCTGACAGATACAATAGATGGTCAGAATGCCGGAAATTAAGAAGCAGAAGATGTATATATGGACAAAGAATTTTTACAGGATTGAGGCAACAGGAATTGTTCTCTCGTTTGCTTCCCCATGTGTCGCAAGAATGCCAACATACTTTAATGGAG GTCACAAAGGCATTTGGAGAGGGAAAAATATTACTAGAAGAATATGTATTTACTCTAAAGGCTTCAGTTGGGCTGAATGCTCTTGTAGAGGCAGTTGGAATTGGTAAAGGGAAGCAAGATCTCACAGGCCTTATGGAGCCTCTGAAGCCCGCTCAAGCTGTTCCTGTCCGCCCAGAGATACCGACTGGAAAGGCATGTTCCACACTTACACCCTTGGAAATTGTTAACTTTCTAACAGGAGACTTCCGGCTAAGCAAAGCTAGATCAAATGATCTCTTCTGGGAAGCTGTTTGGCCCCGTTTGCTCGCAAGAGGATGGCATTCTGAGCAGCCTAATAGTAATGGCTTTGCTGCTGGTTCCAGGCATTCTTTGGTCTTTATTATCCCTGGTATTAAGAAGTTTTCAAGAAGGAAACTAGTGAAGGGCAACCACTACTTTGATTCTGTTAGGGATGTCCTGCATAAAGTTGCTTCAGACCCAGGACTTCTTGAGCTTGAAATAGGAGTAGATGATGACTATAGAAGCAAGGAAGAAAATGGATGGACCGATGAAACTAAACTGGACCATGAAGATTTCCCTGACCAGCAACGCTACTGTTATCTCAAGCCACGAACTCCTAATCGCAATACAGATATTTTGAAGTTTACTGTTGTGGATACAAGTTTGGCTGATGGGAAAACAACCAAGGTGAGAGAACTGAGAAGCTTTCCATCTGGAGTTATGAACACTTTCACTGCTGGAAGTGAttctgaagaagatgatgacgaTAATTCTGAGGAGTCGGTGGATAGATCTGACTCTGCTAATACCCTGTGCTTCGATAGGGATGAGCCCAAAGCCACAAATAACAATTTTGATGGGGGAATCACTTTTAACTTGACAGGTTTAGAAAATAATGCTTCCAACAAGGGGTTTCCAGTCAATGGCCTGGACGATGCTAATTCACCTTTGAATATCCCTGATTACCGGAAGACCAGTATTTCTAGTGACACACAGCAGAGGAAAGCTACAAAGAGCCAATTGAGGCGGAAAATCAGACCAGACAACAAAAACCATTTACCTCCTCTCACAAAACGACGCCGGAAGTTAAGTGCTTGTGGCCGCACAGAGACAAACCGCAGCAAACTCAACATCTTGGGAGATCCGGCATTAAGACAAGTGAAGGCCAGTGGCTCTGCACAAAACTCTGATTTTAGTGAGAACATTCTTTCTCAAATGGATACGTCTCAGGAGAAGAAATCATCTACCTGTTTGACTAAAGACAGCCCAATCATCAATGGTGAGGGCATTCTAGGTGGCACCTGTTTTGCTGCTGAACATCCTCCTGAAGAACCTCAACCCAGGACGCTGATTGACCTGAACTTACCTATTCCTCCAGATGCTGAAGCTGATGAACCTTTCATGACAGAaagcaaagaaagagaagataaaaCGAGCAAGGAACCAGATGATCCCAATGTAGCGAAACCCTCCACTTGTGTGGCTAATTCTGAGCAGCAGTCTAATGTAAATTACCGGAGACACAGCAGTAGGAGCCGACCACCGACCACTAAAGCACTGGAAGCTCTTGCTTTTGGATATCTAGACCCAAAGCAGAAGCGAAAGAGTAGAGACGCCTCTCCACGAGAAACCTCGATGTTAAAACCTTCTCGACGTGCTCGTGGTCAAGTGAGAGCTACTGAGGATTTTGGTACTAGTATGGTGGATTTCAAAGCTGAGGAAAGGGCAAATGGTGTGTGTCATAACAATGGCGACATGTTGACCAAGCTTCAAGTTTGA